A section of the Dehalobacter sp. DCM genome encodes:
- a CDS encoding LysR family transcriptional regulator, with the protein MRTEHLEILVELARTQSMSLAGKYLHISHQGISSSIARLEDELGVTLLTRTKNGVFLTEAGQEYVDLMNQFLIELAALKQKTTKRQHEKPSDLEGFLTIYNTHPFNIEILPNTILGFCRKYPKIKLISREVHTTQVIKAVEDGDSEIGLVMLLEGTNNELAEKTSLKFEKLFINPIYGLVSKDLAISSRKSVSFKELLKYPLVAFLDSRNIVIKHILSNPDIYGKPKVVLDSDDTKTRSKIISEGGAVGFTNKYALSMRDEFPENVVAIPINDKLNFVCGYIRNVQYDLTLAAEAFIEFLKTNIK; encoded by the coding sequence ATGCGTACTGAACACTTGGAGATTCTTGTTGAATTAGCTAGAACCCAATCGATGTCCCTTGCCGGTAAATATCTTCACATTTCCCATCAGGGGATCAGCAGTTCGATTGCCCGTTTAGAGGATGAACTGGGAGTGACCCTTTTAACTCGGACTAAAAATGGCGTCTTTCTAACGGAAGCCGGGCAAGAATACGTTGATTTGATGAATCAATTTTTGATTGAGTTAGCTGCCTTGAAACAAAAAACAACCAAAAGGCAGCATGAAAAACCTAGCGACTTGGAAGGCTTTCTGACAATATATAATACCCATCCTTTTAACATTGAAATCCTGCCAAATACCATTTTAGGTTTTTGCAGAAAATACCCTAAGATAAAACTAATCAGCAGGGAAGTGCACACGACTCAAGTTATTAAAGCAGTTGAGGATGGTGATTCAGAAATTGGTTTAGTTATGCTGCTTGAGGGGACAAATAATGAACTCGCAGAGAAGACCTCATTGAAATTCGAAAAACTTTTTATTAACCCAATCTATGGGTTGGTGTCAAAAGATTTAGCGATCTCATCAAGAAAATCGGTGTCCTTTAAAGAATTGCTAAAATACCCGCTCGTTGCTTTTTTGGATTCCAGGAATATCGTCATCAAACATATTTTGTCAAACCCTGATATTTACGGAAAACCAAAAGTTGTTCTCGATTCGGATGATACGAAAACCCGAAGTAAGATTATTTCTGAGGGTGGTGCAGTGGGGTTTACTAATAAATACGCCTTGAGCATGCGAGATGAATTTCCTGAGAATGTTGTTGCGATTCCAATAAATGATAAATTGAATTTTGTCTGTGGTTATATTCGAAATGTCCAATATGATTTAACACTTGCAGCCGAGGCATTTATTGAATTTCTTAAGACGAATATTAAATAG
- a CDS encoding MFS transporter: protein MEQRVKTGATISYGLILFAWGLLFSMNTAFWAYFMTDIQKMPTILMAKTLLVANVVDFCMVIVASILLQKLYPKVKYSTWLLVGPIVVAVGFAVMFAPVGDISVTAKAILFGGAYCIQAGFQNIAFGAVNTMVPLMGKHPLDRAAFSARKAVGTNAGKLVYGVITVPMIMAINGGVKASANGYFAIVILYGIVFIAANYLMYRYSREADIALASEYIKSDKKSEPLLELFKIFFTNRHLLGIIIGDIVRILAQFITWGLGVYYFMYVLKSMPLFAVFLTTVSVAGLLGSIVGEILARRFDKRYVYAAGLAILFLAHLTNFVLFPKVAVTFMAVLDVGYFGMAIANACAIAITSEAALYSELKTGKEVKGFLMTMAILVPKVSNIISGSVLGFGLAAIGYVAKTPMTAEQLVGLNKLINFIPAAFLAVGIIAILTLNKLSTAKVNEMQVKMAEKNNISA from the coding sequence ATGGAGCAAAGAGTTAAAACCGGAGCGACTATTTCTTATGGACTCATTTTATTTGCATGGGGACTCCTCTTTTCCATGAATACAGCGTTTTGGGCGTACTTCATGACAGATATACAGAAGATGCCTACGATTTTGATGGCTAAAACCTTGCTTGTAGCGAATGTTGTAGACTTTTGTATGGTTATTGTTGCTAGTATCCTGTTGCAAAAACTTTATCCGAAAGTAAAGTATAGTACATGGCTGTTGGTAGGACCGATCGTTGTAGCTGTTGGTTTTGCCGTGATGTTTGCCCCTGTTGGCGACATCTCTGTGACGGCTAAAGCAATCCTGTTTGGCGGTGCTTACTGTATTCAAGCGGGATTCCAGAATATCGCCTTTGGTGCTGTAAACACAATGGTTCCGCTTATGGGGAAACATCCACTTGACAGGGCTGCTTTCTCGGCAAGAAAAGCTGTCGGCACCAACGCGGGAAAATTAGTATATGGTGTTATCACCGTGCCGATGATCATGGCGATCAACGGTGGAGTAAAGGCTTCGGCGAATGGTTATTTTGCCATTGTTATTCTTTATGGAATCGTCTTTATTGCTGCCAATTATTTGATGTATCGCTATTCCAGAGAGGCTGATATCGCCTTGGCTTCGGAGTATATTAAAAGCGATAAAAAATCAGAACCGCTGCTTGAGTTGTTTAAAATATTCTTTACGAACAGACATCTTCTAGGAATCATAATTGGTGACATCGTCCGCATCCTGGCTCAGTTTATTACCTGGGGTCTCGGTGTATACTACTTCATGTACGTACTGAAAAGTATGCCGTTATTTGCAGTTTTTCTTACGACGGTCAGTGTCGCAGGGCTTTTAGGTTCGATTGTCGGAGAGATCCTCGCCCGGAGGTTCGATAAACGGTATGTTTATGCAGCAGGTTTAGCCATTTTGTTCTTGGCGCATTTAACGAACTTCGTCTTATTCCCAAAGGTTGCCGTTACTTTTATGGCTGTGTTGGATGTTGGATATTTCGGAATGGCGATCGCCAACGCCTGTGCTATTGCGATCACGTCTGAAGCCGCACTTTATTCCGAACTAAAAACAGGTAAGGAAGTTAAAGGGTTCCTCATGACGATGGCTATTCTTGTTCCGAAGGTTTCTAATATTATCAGTGGCTCTGTGCTTGGATTTGGTCTGGCTGCTATCGGTTATGTTGCCAAAACGCCGATGACCGCTGAACAGCTGGTTGGATTGAACAAACTGATAAATTTCATTCCGGCAGCATTCTTGGCAGTGGGTATTATCGCGATCCTTACACTGAATAAACTATCTACAGCCAAAGTAAATGAAATGCAAGTAAAGATGGCCGAAAAAAATAATATATCCGCCTGA
- the hemA gene encoding glutamyl-tRNA reductase, translating into MSIRMIGIDHERASLIEREIFAFTPVQSRQAMETVVKDYGVEGCVIISTCNRTELWVSERKESPVDLKKVLFNIKHIVKEDLECDKHLFVIREGREAYRHLFMTACGLKSQIWGESQILSQIKKAIEEARKAKSTDIYIEKLFQMAITAAKKVQTQTRLTKIDVSVATKALEQILGFFPSLDNKRCLVIGNGEMGKNVAEQLVSNGAEVYITLRHRKHGAYILPLNCMSVDYDKRYQELTEMDVIVSVTTSPHYTITADLLAKSLLANSTPKILIDLAVPRDIDPAVKELNNLKLLDMDTLGFGKEEYRNQNVLTDVYEIIDEYIGRFVESIEIRNYLPILQQISNSTSERICQNMQADLESLAISEEEKRRLENRLIQIVDKAVISVLFGLKDSINRNQWNECFTNLVKMVR; encoded by the coding sequence TTGTCTATCAGAATGATCGGTATCGATCATGAAAGGGCCTCATTAATAGAACGTGAGATTTTTGCCTTTACGCCTGTCCAGTCCAGGCAGGCAATGGAGACAGTTGTTAAAGACTATGGCGTGGAAGGCTGCGTGATTATATCAACCTGCAATCGTACGGAGTTATGGGTAAGTGAACGGAAAGAATCTCCTGTTGATTTAAAAAAAGTTCTGTTCAATATTAAGCATATCGTGAAAGAAGATTTGGAATGTGATAAACATCTTTTTGTAATTCGTGAAGGCCGGGAGGCTTATCGTCACCTTTTTATGACTGCCTGTGGATTAAAGTCTCAGATTTGGGGTGAAAGTCAGATCCTATCCCAAATCAAAAAAGCAATTGAAGAGGCAAGGAAAGCGAAATCAACAGACATCTATATTGAAAAGCTATTTCAAATGGCTATCACCGCAGCAAAGAAAGTCCAAACCCAGACCCGTTTGACGAAGATTGATGTATCAGTTGCCACAAAAGCGTTGGAGCAGATATTGGGATTCTTCCCGTCATTAGATAACAAACGTTGCCTGGTTATTGGAAACGGTGAAATGGGTAAAAACGTTGCTGAACAACTGGTATCCAACGGAGCCGAAGTATACATCACATTGCGGCATCGTAAACACGGGGCATACATTTTACCGCTAAACTGCATGAGCGTGGATTATGATAAGCGCTATCAAGAATTGACTGAAATGGATGTCATAGTCAGTGTGACTACAAGTCCGCACTATACGATAACAGCGGATTTATTAGCAAAATCATTATTAGCAAATTCAACGCCAAAGATTCTCATTGATCTTGCTGTCCCACGGGATATCGATCCGGCAGTGAAGGAATTGAATAATCTCAAACTGCTGGACATGGACACATTAGGCTTTGGTAAGGAAGAGTATAGAAATCAGAACGTATTAACAGACGTATATGAAATTATTGATGAGTATATTGGCAGATTTGTAGAATCAATCGAGATTCGTAATTACCTTCCGATCCTACAACAAATATCAAATTCCACGTCGGAGCGAATATGTCAAAATATGCAGGCAGATCTCGAGAGTCTTGCTATTAGTGAGGAAGAGAAACGCAGACTTGAAAACAGATTAATCCAGATTGTTGATAAAGCTGTGATATCCGTATTGTTTGGTCTTAAAGATAGTATTAATCGAAACCAATGGAATGAATGTTTTACAAATTTGGTTAAGATGGTTAGGTGA
- a CDS encoding FAD-dependent oxidoreductase — MTNIYDLLIIGGGPAGLSAAIYGGRAKLKTIVVNKGEVGGLVNTTREIVNYPGYIEVSGPDLMKDFKKHAESFGVEFLKDQVIAADLAQEQKVIRTKKGKELVAKAVIIACGSEPRLLNIPGETRLRGMGVAYCATCDAEFFEGEDVVVVGSGDQAIEEGIYITKFARKVTVIVLHDEGILDCNKVSADKAFNNEKMDFVWNSTIEEVLGEENVEGIKIKNIKTGDSSTLTCQGVFFFVGMIPSTGFLKNTDMEMDKRGYIPVNDLMETNIEGIYAVGDNRVKYLRQVVTAAGDGAAAAVAAERYIEEMDDFNKNVLQSEDKVLLLFFNAFNNESLDFSTLLEDVNKEYSSPYRIVKVDTATKKMLAQKYEIREVPAALIMDKGIKIKEITCTMDREELKLQLSAN; from the coding sequence TTGACGAATATTTATGATCTGTTAATTATTGGCGGCGGTCCAGCCGGACTTTCAGCAGCAATATACGGGGGTAGGGCAAAACTTAAAACGATTGTTGTCAATAAAGGCGAAGTTGGCGGATTGGTCAATACCACCAGAGAAATTGTCAATTATCCAGGTTATATCGAAGTAAGCGGACCTGATCTCATGAAGGATTTTAAAAAACATGCGGAGTCCTTTGGCGTGGAATTCTTAAAGGATCAAGTAATCGCAGCAGATTTAGCTCAAGAACAAAAAGTAATTAGAACTAAAAAAGGGAAAGAACTGGTTGCTAAAGCTGTCATTATCGCCTGCGGAAGTGAGCCGAGGCTCCTGAATATCCCTGGCGAGACTAGGCTCAGGGGGATGGGCGTAGCTTATTGCGCTACGTGTGATGCCGAATTTTTTGAAGGTGAGGATGTTGTTGTTGTCGGCAGTGGTGACCAAGCCATTGAAGAAGGTATCTACATCACGAAATTCGCACGGAAAGTAACCGTCATCGTATTGCACGATGAAGGGATATTGGACTGCAATAAAGTAAGCGCTGATAAAGCCTTTAATAATGAAAAGATGGACTTTGTGTGGAATTCTACCATTGAGGAAGTCTTAGGAGAAGAAAATGTTGAAGGGATAAAAATTAAAAATATTAAAACAGGGGATTCTTCCACATTAACATGTCAGGGAGTGTTTTTCTTTGTCGGTATGATTCCTTCAACGGGATTTTTGAAGAATACCGACATGGAAATGGATAAAAGGGGGTATATCCCGGTTAATGATCTTATGGAGACGAATATTGAAGGCATATACGCGGTTGGGGATAATCGCGTAAAGTATTTGCGGCAAGTAGTCACGGCAGCGGGCGATGGCGCTGCAGCAGCCGTTGCTGCTGAACGATACATTGAAGAAATGGATGATTTTAATAAAAACGTGCTCCAAAGCGAGGATAAAGTATTATTATTATTCTTCAATGCGTTCAATAATGAGAGCTTGGATTTCAGCACGTTGCTCGAGGATGTCAATAAGGAATACAGCAGTCCGTATCGGATCGTTAAGGTAGATACCGCGACTAAAAAAATGCTTGCGCAGAAATATGAAATAAGAGAGGTACCGGCAGCCCTGATTATGGATAAGGGGATCAAAATCAAAGAAATAACATGCACGATGGATAGAGAAGAGCTGAAGCTGCAGTTATCGGCTAACTAG
- a CDS encoding patatin-like phospholipase family protein: MNGLALEGGGAKGSYQIGACKALQELGITYSAVTGTSIGALNGAMIVQGELNKAYDLWYEMSPSKVFDIEEGRLEELKKLDITHDGLFYFMKKAKEIASSKGLDISFIKKLLADIVDEDKLRKSEMLFGIVTISLTDMKPLELFVDQIADGKVVEYLLASSNLPAFKQEKIDGKRYTDGGFYDNLPLNMLVEKGYKDIIAIRTNALGRRRKVTDSTVVVDYIAPDETLCSVLDFTNEPARYNLKLGYYDVLKHYRGYKGRKYYIESTRDEDYFIDLMLSLGETKIIQLGATLGFTGIPYRRLLYEHIIPKIAALLDLKKENSYEEVTIALLEFVALEKKLERFKVYSFPKFLDAVRDCCFTQSCFGIREELALPAFVKQSSVLPRPLKERILREVASQLFSSQNRLVAELPS, encoded by the coding sequence ATGAACGGGCTTGCTTTAGAGGGCGGAGGCGCCAAAGGATCCTATCAAATCGGAGCATGCAAAGCGCTGCAGGAATTAGGCATAACCTATTCGGCAGTAACCGGGACCTCGATTGGCGCGCTGAACGGAGCAATGATTGTTCAAGGGGAGCTGAACAAAGCTTATGATCTCTGGTATGAGATGTCCCCTTCGAAAGTCTTTGACATTGAGGAAGGACGCTTAGAAGAACTCAAGAAGCTGGATATCACCCACGACGGGCTGTTTTATTTTATGAAGAAAGCGAAAGAAATTGCCTCCAGCAAAGGGTTGGATATCTCGTTTATTAAAAAGCTCTTGGCCGATATCGTTGATGAAGACAAGCTGCGAAAATCGGAGATGCTTTTCGGCATCGTGACGATATCCTTGACGGACATGAAACCCCTGGAGTTATTTGTGGATCAGATTGCGGATGGAAAAGTTGTGGAATACCTTCTGGCCAGTTCGAATCTGCCGGCTTTCAAACAAGAGAAAATCGACGGAAAACGCTATACGGACGGCGGTTTCTATGATAATTTGCCCTTGAATATGCTGGTGGAGAAAGGGTATAAGGATATTATTGCCATCCGGACCAACGCCTTAGGACGGCGGAGAAAAGTTACCGACAGCACGGTTGTCGTGGATTACATAGCCCCGGATGAGACACTTTGCAGTGTTCTGGATTTTACCAATGAGCCTGCCAGATATAACCTGAAATTAGGCTATTATGATGTTCTGAAACATTATCGCGGCTATAAAGGCCGAAAATATTATATAGAATCAACGAGGGACGAGGACTATTTTATTGACCTTATGCTCTCGCTGGGCGAAACGAAAATAATTCAGTTGGGAGCAACACTGGGTTTTACGGGTATCCCATACCGCAGGCTGCTCTATGAACACATCATCCCTAAAATCGCGGCCCTCCTCGACCTGAAAAAAGAAAACAGTTATGAAGAAGTGACTATTGCGCTTCTGGAATTTGTTGCACTGGAAAAGAAGCTGGAACGCTTCAAGGTCTATTCATTTCCTAAATTTCTTGATGCTGTAAGAGACTGCTGCTTTACGCAATCCTGTTTTGGTATCAGAGAGGAGCTTGCATTGCCGGCATTCGTCAAACAGAGCAGCGTCCTCCCCAGACCGCTGAAGGAACGTATCCTGCGCGAAGTGGCCTCCCAGCTCTTTAGTTCCCAAAATCGTTTAGTTGCGGAGCTGCCTTCATAA
- a CDS encoding DUF1858 domain-containing protein: MITKDMVIGQVLKQHPETAEVFYALGMHCLGCPSSTMESVEGAAMTHGKNPDELVSELNKVIGQ; encoded by the coding sequence ATGATTACCAAAGATATGGTCATTGGCCAGGTTCTAAAACAGCACCCTGAAACTGCTGAAGTATTTTATGCATTAGGCATGCATTGTCTGGGCTGTCCGTCTTCAACCATGGAGAGTGTGGAAGGTGCGGCGATGACTCATGGTAAGAACCCGGATGAATTGGTCTCGGAACTGAATAAAGTCATCGGACAATAA
- a CDS encoding alkaline phosphatase family protein, whose translation MKREALAKKLLVLGIDGMDPRFTKVMLEKNKMPNLKKIIEKGSAREDLTMLGGHPTITPPMWTTLSTGAYPCTHGITCFFRQTDEGLDLLEYNLDSTKCHAEALWNVFAEAGKKTLVWHWPGSSWPPTSDSPNLHVVDGTSPGSVNMSIAHLEGEIVLVASPNVEEPLFRAKAACDTNVPCVITDAEVSNAKGKDDMAQIDSPVMKNLIVFPEDGKEGGTDAPFDAAVSPIIDPKGWENAPEGAKEFYAMFAGGLIRRPCLLLKNDAGVYDRIALYKSKKDKEPIVVAAKGQYVRDIFDEGINRQGTRCKVNRNLRVLELKEDGSYVKIWFSAAMESENDSLWHPKELYKKVTQNVGYPTPTSMVGGADRQLIHDCMFESWNATGDWQSASINYLIEEEKYDVVFSHFHNIDLQSHMVAAFLKDGHGNLKPEDYVGFYEDMYLQTDEYLSKFMYLLDEGWTIFIVSDHALVCAENKSPYLGDPTGISVGFMRDLGLTAVKTDENGNLLHEIDWENTKAIAQRANHIYVNLKGRDKNGIIDPKDKYQVEEEIMTALYGYKHPETGQRVIALALRNKDAYILGMGGPECGDIIYFKAEGYTYDHGDNLSTCYGVQNTSVSPIFIAAGPGIKENYVTDRIVREVDLAPTMAVLGGVRMPKQCEGAPVYQILTEEF comes from the coding sequence ATGAAAAGAGAAGCTTTAGCTAAAAAACTTTTGGTTTTGGGGATAGACGGAATGGATCCCCGATTCACAAAAGTAATGCTGGAAAAAAACAAAATGCCGAATCTGAAGAAAATCATTGAAAAGGGATCTGCAAGAGAAGACCTTACCATGCTCGGTGGACATCCAACGATTACTCCTCCGATGTGGACAACGCTATCTACCGGTGCATATCCATGTACGCACGGAATTACCTGCTTTTTCCGTCAGACGGATGAAGGTTTGGATTTACTGGAGTACAATTTGGATTCAACAAAATGTCATGCTGAAGCGTTGTGGAATGTTTTTGCCGAAGCAGGTAAAAAAACCCTGGTTTGGCATTGGCCCGGTTCTTCCTGGCCTCCGACTTCTGACAGCCCGAATCTCCATGTTGTTGACGGTACAAGTCCTGGCAGCGTCAATATGTCGATTGCCCATCTCGAAGGAGAAATCGTCTTAGTCGCCAGTCCGAATGTTGAAGAACCGTTATTCAGGGCTAAAGCTGCATGTGATACCAATGTTCCATGCGTTATAACGGATGCGGAAGTCAGCAATGCCAAAGGAAAAGATGATATGGCTCAGATTGATTCCCCTGTAATGAAAAACTTGATTGTTTTCCCTGAAGATGGTAAAGAAGGCGGAACCGACGCGCCGTTTGATGCTGCTGTTTCACCGATCATTGATCCTAAAGGATGGGAAAATGCTCCGGAAGGCGCGAAAGAGTTTTATGCGATGTTTGCCGGCGGCTTAATTCGTAGACCATGCCTGCTTTTGAAAAACGATGCCGGTGTCTATGATCGTATTGCCTTGTATAAGAGCAAGAAAGATAAAGAACCGATTGTGGTTGCTGCAAAAGGGCAATATGTTCGCGATATATTTGATGAAGGCATAAATAGACAAGGGACAAGATGTAAGGTCAATAGAAATCTGAGAGTGTTGGAATTAAAAGAAGACGGATCTTACGTGAAAATTTGGTTTTCCGCTGCAATGGAATCAGAAAATGATTCTTTATGGCATCCCAAAGAGCTGTATAAAAAAGTAACCCAAAATGTTGGTTACCCTACACCGACTTCCATGGTTGGCGGAGCAGACAGACAGTTAATCCACGACTGCATGTTTGAAAGCTGGAACGCCACAGGTGATTGGCAATCAGCTTCCATCAACTACCTAATTGAAGAAGAAAAGTATGATGTTGTTTTCTCCCATTTCCATAATATCGATTTGCAAAGCCATATGGTCGCCGCCTTCTTGAAAGATGGTCACGGAAATTTGAAACCGGAAGACTATGTCGGATTCTATGAAGATATGTATTTACAAACCGATGAATATTTAAGCAAATTTATGTACTTATTAGACGAAGGTTGGACTATTTTCATCGTCAGTGACCATGCTTTGGTCTGCGCTGAGAATAAGTCTCCATATTTGGGCGATCCGACCGGAATTAGCGTTGGTTTCATGCGGGATTTGGGCCTGACTGCTGTGAAAACAGATGAGAACGGAAATCTTTTGCACGAAATCGACTGGGAGAATACAAAAGCAATCGCCCAGAGAGCTAATCACATCTATGTCAATCTTAAAGGCCGTGATAAGAATGGTATCATTGATCCTAAAGATAAATATCAGGTCGAAGAAGAGATTATGACAGCGTTATATGGCTATAAACATCCGGAAACAGGACAGCGCGTTATCGCTCTGGCGCTTCGTAATAAAGATGCTTATATCCTCGGAATGGGCGGTCCTGAGTGCGGCGATATCATCTACTTCAAAGCGGAAGGCTACACATATGACCATGGTGATAATCTATCTACCTGCTATGGCGTGCAAAATACGTCGGTTTCACCGATCTTTATCGCAGCAGGACCTGGGATCAAAGAGAACTATGTTACCGACCGTATTGTCCGTGAGGTAGATCTTGCGCCGACAATGGCGGTTCTGGGCGGCGTTCGTATGCCGAAACAATGCGAAGGAGCTCCGGTATATCAAATCTTAACTGAAGAGTTCTAA
- a CDS encoding thioredoxin family protein, with protein sequence MSLQKLDSVSFEEIIYDNGDPCLVIFSRKSCHVCQGVVPVLEELEPKYRGKFAFYYVDIEDNPPLFQRFSLKGVPQILFFNEGEYAGKLAGKVEDDQVEEKIEEIIG encoded by the coding sequence ATGTCACTGCAAAAATTAGATTCTGTAAGTTTTGAAGAAATTATTTATGATAACGGAGATCCTTGTTTGGTTATATTTTCCAGGAAAAGCTGTCATGTGTGTCAAGGTGTTGTACCAGTGTTGGAAGAGCTAGAGCCCAAATACCGAGGGAAATTTGCTTTCTATTACGTCGATATTGAAGATAATCCGCCATTATTTCAGAGATTTTCTCTCAAAGGAGTCCCTCAGATACTGTTCTTCAATGAGGGTGAATATGCTGGGAAATTAGCCGGAAAAGTAGAAGATGACCAAGTGGAGGAAAAGATAGAGGAGATCATCGGTTAA
- a CDS encoding MFS transporter has translation MASVISGGPGYFDGMKLGKTHKRFLWLAAIVYIFDQADNATFMYAAPSLMKVLHITPQQIANINSMNFFGMFLGAIFGGWLSDKIGRKRAIMTTVTIFSVGSFLNAVVSTYHLIAAARLITGFGVIATVVIAMVYIAEMMPSENRGKYQGITIASGSISLPLLGSFAAWIIPKGPDNWRIIFLVGSLGIFLLILIHFWFKESPRWLLSKGRAKEAEALVEEISGRRLDLSEEYKKIPKKGSNAEALRVMLSKEYFRRTFVLFFLTFGISGGSIFLTNFYTTALTMGGMAMTTVLTVTALSFWGIPVGDYTSSFFSDRGGRKMPIFIFALIEVVTFFVAGATFLPGVIVIALFIQKIFGAGATTMVWTYLAESFPTNVRNNVVGFIFGTVRLLVSGIQLTLPTLYLTLGWFGMNAANGAVILICALIALVWGERTSKKSLEELNRQV, from the coding sequence ATGGCTTCAGTAATTAGCGGTGGCCCAGGCTATTTTGACGGAATGAAATTAGGAAAAACGCATAAAAGGTTCTTATGGCTGGCAGCTATCGTCTATATTTTCGATCAAGCAGACAATGCTACGTTTATGTATGCAGCACCATCGTTAATGAAGGTCTTGCATATTACGCCGCAACAGATTGCGAATATTAATTCAATGAACTTTTTCGGTATGTTTTTAGGTGCAATCTTCGGTGGTTGGCTTTCGGATAAGATCGGACGCAAAAGAGCAATCATGACGACGGTGACGATTTTTTCTGTGGGGTCTTTTCTGAACGCTGTAGTTTCAACATATCATTTGATTGCTGCAGCGCGGTTGATTACCGGCTTCGGAGTCATAGCGACAGTCGTCATCGCCATGGTATATATCGCTGAAATGATGCCGTCGGAAAACAGGGGCAAATATCAAGGTATTACCATTGCATCAGGTTCAATCAGCCTTCCCCTGCTTGGTTCATTTGCTGCTTGGATTATCCCCAAAGGTCCAGATAACTGGCGAATCATCTTTTTAGTTGGATCCCTTGGAATATTTCTATTAATCCTTATTCATTTCTGGTTTAAGGAGTCCCCACGCTGGCTGCTGTCTAAAGGCAGAGCCAAAGAAGCGGAAGCACTGGTTGAAGAGATTAGCGGACGCAGACTTGATTTGAGTGAAGAATATAAGAAAATTCCTAAGAAAGGAAGTAATGCCGAAGCATTAAGAGTAATGCTCAGCAAAGAGTATTTTCGCCGGACTTTTGTCCTTTTCTTTTTAACGTTTGGCATTAGTGGCGGATCAATATTTCTGACTAATTTTTACACGACTGCCCTGACGATGGGCGGTATGGCGATGACGACGGTCTTGACCGTTACAGCTTTATCGTTTTGGGGAATTCCTGTCGGCGATTATACATCATCCTTTTTTAGCGACCGTGGCGGTCGTAAAATGCCGATCTTCATCTTTGCCCTTATTGAAGTCGTTACTTTCTTTGTTGCCGGGGCAACTTTCTTGCCAGGAGTAATTGTGATTGCCCTGTTCATTCAAAAAATCTTCGGAGCGGGCGCAACCACGATGGTATGGACCTATCTTGCGGAATCATTCCCGACGAATGTACGGAATAACGTTGTCGGATTTATCTTTGGGACTGTCCGCTTATTAGTATCCGGAATACAGTTAACTCTTCCAACGCTGTATTTGACATTGGGGTGGTTTGGTATGAATGCAGCCAATGGTGCTGTCATTCTTATTTGCGCACTGATTGCCTTGGTCTGGGGCGAAAGAACGAGCAAAAAATCTTTGGAAGAGTTAAACCGTCAAGTATAA
- a CDS encoding nitrilase-related carbon-nitrogen hydrolase: MDRNCTIGLVQMEAIVGQTQANLAKIICLAEEAAGNGVDILCFPEMSLHGYSTREAVKLAEPISGDNVRKISECAVRLGMTLLVGMAEETGSGKPYLTHIVAFASGEIGAYRKTHLGRSESNYFTPGQEFPVFQSHGTNFGIGICWDWHFPEVGTIYSLKGAEVLFAPHASPKIIGDRKEIWLRYLRARAYDNSVYFGACNLLGQNGMGQEFQGGALLLNPKGEILAEQFNGKGILTCELAAEPINCLRQRKSKTMKELFFLAYRQKDLYRELLDLEVSENNANLI, from the coding sequence GTGGACAGGAATTGTACGATTGGACTTGTACAGATGGAAGCCATCGTAGGCCAGACCCAAGCCAATCTGGCCAAAATAATCTGTTTGGCGGAAGAAGCGGCAGGTAATGGTGTTGACATTCTTTGCTTTCCGGAGATGTCCTTGCATGGTTATTCAACAAGAGAAGCGGTAAAACTGGCCGAACCGATATCCGGGGATAATGTACGTAAAATATCAGAATGTGCGGTTCGGCTGGGAATGACCTTATTAGTTGGCATGGCTGAAGAAACAGGGAGCGGGAAACCTTATTTAACCCATATTGTGGCGTTCGCTAGTGGAGAGATCGGAGCTTATCGCAAAACGCATCTTGGCCGAAGTGAAAGTAATTATTTTACTCCTGGCCAGGAATTTCCCGTCTTCCAATCCCACGGTACTAACTTCGGGATCGGAATCTGCTGGGATTGGCATTTTCCAGAGGTAGGGACGATTTATTCCCTAAAGGGGGCCGAGGTTTTATTTGCTCCGCATGCCTCACCTAAGATTATCGGAGATAGAAAAGAAATTTGGCTGCGTTATCTACGGGCCAGGGCTTATGATAACTCCGTATACTTTGGCGCGTGTAATCTATTGGGGCAAAACGGTATGGGCCAGGAATTCCAGGGAGGTGCTCTTCTACTTAATCCCAAAGGCGAGATATTAGCCGAACAATTTAATGGTAAAGGGATTCTTACATGTGAATTAGCAGCGGAACCGATAAACTGCTTGCGCCAACGTAAAAGCAAGACGATGAAAGAACTCTTTTTTCTTGCTTATAGACAAAAAGATCTTTATAGGGAATTACTTGATTTGGAAGTATCTGAGAATAATGCTAATTTGATATAG